Below is a window of Nocardioides sp. S-1144 DNA.
GCACGCCGTCGGCCTCGTAGAACGCCGACGACACCGGGTCGGCCGGCCCGGCGCCGTACAGCGAGTCGAGGTCGAGGCGCGGTGAGCGTCCCTGCAGCAGCTCGGCGGGCGTGACGTCCTCGCCGAGGCGCACCAGGGTCTGGTCGAGGGTGAGGTCGTGGTCCACGAACTGGCCGAGGTAGGTGTACCCGGCCGGGACGTCGCCGGCCCCGCCACCCCCGGCGACCATCGCCAGCGCGAGCTTGCGGTTGAGCGCGTCGGGCGACCGGCGCCCGCGCGGGCCGGCCCGGAAGAACCGGAACGGCGGCGCCTCGGCCCGGGCCAGCGCGCGGGTCTGGGCGGTGCGCCGGCCGACGTCGGTCTCGACGAGTCCCTCGCCGTCGATGAAGAACGTCTCGGTGCCGTGCCGGTGTCTGCCCATCCCTCGACGATAGGAACCGCCGGATCGGGGCACATGACCCGAACGCGTCATGTCCGACGCCGTTCCCGCGGCTCGCCGCGGACCCGCAGCCTGCGCGACACACGGGCGGAGTAGTTTTCGAGGAGTGGCAGTGCACAACGTTCCGGACCACTGGGCCCAGCACGAGCGGGCGGTCGCCCGGCTGGCGGCGTCGTACGCCGCGATCCCGGCCGGGGCGCCGGTCCGGCTGGCGAAGCGGACGACGAACCTCTTCCGGGTCCGCAGCGCCACCTCGGCGCCCGGGCTCGACGTCTCCGGCCTCGACGGCGTGATCGAGGTCGACCCGGTCGCCCGCACGGCCGAGGTGCAGGGCATGTGCACCTACGAGGACCTCGTCGACGCGACCCTCCCGCACGGGCTGATCCCGCTCGTCGTCCCCCAGCTGCGCACGATCACCCTCGGTGGCGCGGTCACGGGGCTCGGCATCGAGTCGACCAGCTTCCGCAACGGGCTCCCGCACGAGTCGGTGCTGGAGATGGACGTCTTCACCGGCTCCGGCACCGTCGTCACCACGCGGCCCGGCGACGACCTGTTCGACGCCTTCCCCAACTCCTACGGCTCGCTGGGCTACGCCACCCGGCTGCGGATCGAGCTCGAGGCGGTGCCGGCCTACGTCGCGCTGCGCCACGTCCGCTTCGACGACGCCGACCTGCTGGCCAAGACGATCGCGGAGATCACCGAGACCCACGAGCACGCCGGGGAGCGGGTCGACGGGCTCGACGGCGTCGCCTTCGCCCCCGGCGAGCTGTACCTGACGCTCGCGCGCTGGACCGACGACCCCGGCGGGGCGTCCGCCTCCGACTACGCCGGCCAGCAGGTCTACTTCCGCTCGCTGCAGGAGCGCGAGACCGACCTGCTCACCATGTACGACTACCTGTGGCGCTGGGACACCGACTGGTTCTGGTGCTCGGGGGCGTTCGGCGCGCAGAACCCCCGGATCCGCCGCCTGTGGCCGCGCCGGCTGCGCCGCTCCGACGTGTACATGAGGCTGCTCGGACTCGACCGGCGCTTCGACGTCGCCGACCGGCTCGACCGCCGGGCCGGGCGCCCGCAGCGCGAGCGCGTCGTCCAGGACGTCGAGGTGCCGGTCGGGCGGATCGGGGAGTTCCTCGCCTGGTTCGACGAGGAGATCGGGATGCGTCCGGTGTGGCTGTGCCCGCTGGTGGCGCGGCGCGCCTGGCCGACGTACCCGCTCGCACCGGGGGAGACCTACGTCAACGCCGGCTTCTGGGGCACCGTCCACGTCGGGCCGGACGCCGTCGACGCCCCCCGCAACCGCGCCATCGAGGCCGAGGTGCACCGCCTCGGCGGCCACAAGTCGCTGTACTCCGAGTCGTTCTACGACCGCGAGACCTTCGACGCCCTCTACGACGGCCCGGCCCTCGCCGCGGTCAAGGACCGCCACGACCCCGAGCACCGTCTCACCGACCTCTACGACAAGACCGTCCGCAGGAAGTGATCGCATGAGCAACCGCACCGAGTCCCGCACCACCTCCAAGCCCGACTTCCGGATCGCCGACGTCGTCGCCGACCTCACCCGCGGCGGCATGCCGCTGCGGTTCGAGGCCTACGACGGCAGCGCCGCCGGGCCGGCCGACGCCGAGATCCGCCTCGAGCTGGTCAACCAGCGCGGCCTGCAGTACCTCGTCACCGCCCCCGGCGACCTCGGGCTCGCACGGGCCTACGTGTCCGGCGACCTCGTGGTGCACGGCGGGCACCCGGGCAACCCGTACGAGGTGATGCAGAAGCTCAAGGACCACACCAAGTTCCGGGCGCCGTCGGCCTCGGAGCTGGTCACCATCCTCCGCGGCCTGGGGATCTCGAACCTCAAGCCGCCGCCCCCGCCGCCGCAGGAGCACCTGCCGCGCTGGCGCCGGCTGATGGAGGGGATGCGGCACACGCTGACCCGCGACGCCGAGGCGATCCACCACCACTACGACATCTCCAACGCCTTCTACCGCCACGTGCTCGGGCCCTCGATGGCCTACACCTGCGCGGTCTACCCCGACGCGTCGGCGACGCTGGAGGAGGCGCAGCGGGAGAAGTTCGACCTCGTCGCGCGCAAGCTCGACCTCCAGCCCGGCCAGCGGCTGCTCGACGTCGGCTGCGGGTGGGGTGGCATGGTGCTGCACGCCGCCAAGGAGTACGGCGTCAAGGCGGTCGGGGTCACGCTCAGCCAGCAGCAGGCGTCGTGGGCCAAGGAGGCCATCGACGCCGCCGGGCTCGCCGACCTGGCCGAGGTGCGCCACCTCGACTACCGCGACGTGCTCGAGACCGACTTCGACGCGATCAGCTCGATCGGCATGACCGAGCACATCGGGGTCAGGAACTACCCGTCCTACTTCGGCTTCCTGCGCGACCACCTCAGGCCCGAGGGCCGGTTGCTCAACCACTGCATCACCCGCCACGACAACCGCCCGGCCACGACCGGGGCGTTCATCGACCGCTACGTCTTCCCCGACGGCGAGCTGACCGGCTCGGGCCGGATCATCACCGAGATGCAGGACGCCGGCCTCGAGGTCATGCACTCGGAGAACATCCGGCTGCACTACGCCCTCACCCTGCGCGACTGGAACCGCAACCTGGTCGAGAACTGGGACGCCTGCGTCGAGGAGGTCGGCATCGGGACCGCCCGGGTGTGGGGCCTGTACATGGCCGCCTGTCGCGTCGGGTTCGAGCGCAACGAGGTGCAGCTGCACCAGGTGCTCGGCGTCCGCACCGGCGACGACGGGGCCGACGGCTTCGCCCTCCGGCCGACGTGGTGAGGCAGCGCACTACCCTCTCCAGGTGAGCACCCGGGCAGCGACGTACGAGGCGGAGGTGCTCTCGCGCACCCCGCTGAGCGAGCACCTGGTGCGCCTCGTGCTCGGCGGGCCGGGGCTGGCCGACTTCGCCTCCACCGGCGTGCCCGACGAGTGGGTCGGCCTGGTGGTGCCCGGTCAGTTCCAGAGCCGCTACTACACGGTGCGCTCCTGGGAGCCGGGCGCGCTGGTGCTCGACGTCGTCGTCCACGACGTCGGCCTGGTCACCGAGTGGGCCAAGGGCGACTGCGTCGGCGACGTCGTCACCGTGAGCGCGCCGCGGGGCTCCTTCGCGATGCCCGCCGACGCGGCCTGGCTGATGCTGGTCGGCGACCTGACCGCGCTGCCCGCGATGGCGCGGATCGCGGAGACCACCGCCGTGCCGACCCGCGCCTGGGCCGAGGTGCCCGACGACGTCGCGGCGCTGGCCGGCTACCTGCCCGGGCACCTCGAGGTCGACTGGCTCGAGCAGCCGGGCGACGGGGTGAGCCGGCTCGCCGACGTCGTCACCGACCTGGTCTGGCCCGAGGGCGAGGGCTACTTCTGGATGGCGGGGGAGTCGGCGCAGATGCGCGCGATCCGCAAGCACCTGATGCGCGAGCGGGGGCTGCCCGGCACGGCCTACGACGTCATGGGCTACTGGCGCGAGACCACCGGACGCCAGCCGCGGGCCGTCGACCCGGGCCCGGTCTACCGGGCCGGCAAGCGGGCGGGCAAGTCCGACGAGGAGATCTGGGCCGACTACGACGAGGCGCGAGGCTGACATGACGCAGGACACCGGACACACCCCCGAGCGCGCCCCCGAGCACAAGAGCGGGTTCGCCTCGTTCGTCGGGCGCCCGAACGCGGGCAAGTCGACGCTCACCAACGCGCTGGTCGGCTCGAAGGTCGTCATCACCAGCTCCAAGCCGCAGACCACCCGCACCGTGGTGCGCGGCATCGTGCACCGCGACGACGCCCAGCTGATCCTGGTCGACACCCCCGGCCTGCACCGCCCCCGCACCCTGCTCGGCGAGCGCCTCAACGACCTGGTCAAGACCACGCTGTCGGAGGTCGACGTCGTCGCGGTGTGCTTCCCCGCCAACGAGAAGATCGGCCCCGGCGATCGCTTCATCGTCCACGAGATGGGCAAGGTCAAGCGCACGATCAAGGTCGCGATCGCCACCAAGACCGACCTGGCCACGCCCGAGCAGCTCGGCCGGCACCTGCTCGACATCGCCGAGCTCGGCACCGAGACCGGCACCGAGTGGGCCGAGATCGTCCCGGTGTCGGCGAAGGAGAACCACCAGGTCAAGCTCCTCGAGGACCTCCTCGTCGGCCTGCTGCCCGCGGGCCCGCAGCTCTACCCCGACGGCGACCTCAGCGACGCCCCCGAGGAGATCATCGTGGCCGAGCTGATCCGCGAGGCCGCGCTCGAGGGCGTGCGCGACGAGCTGCCGCACTCCATCGCCGTGGTCGTCGAGGAGATGGGCCTGCGCGAGGACCGCCCCGCCGACAAGCCGCTGCTCGACATCCACGCCAACCTCTACGTCGAGCGCGACTCCCAGAAGGGGATCATGATCGGCCACAAGGGCGCCCGGCTCAAGGACGTCGGCCGTCGTGCCCGGCTCCAGATCGAGGCGCTGCTCGGCACC
It encodes the following:
- a CDS encoding FAD-binding oxidoreductase, whose protein sequence is MHNVPDHWAQHERAVARLAASYAAIPAGAPVRLAKRTTNLFRVRSATSAPGLDVSGLDGVIEVDPVARTAEVQGMCTYEDLVDATLPHGLIPLVVPQLRTITLGGAVTGLGIESTSFRNGLPHESVLEMDVFTGSGTVVTTRPGDDLFDAFPNSYGSLGYATRLRIELEAVPAYVALRHVRFDDADLLAKTIAEITETHEHAGERVDGLDGVAFAPGELYLTLARWTDDPGGASASDYAGQQVYFRSLQERETDLLTMYDYLWRWDTDWFWCSGAFGAQNPRIRRLWPRRLRRSDVYMRLLGLDRRFDVADRLDRRAGRPQRERVVQDVEVPVGRIGEFLAWFDEEIGMRPVWLCPLVARRAWPTYPLAPGETYVNAGFWGTVHVGPDAVDAPRNRAIEAEVHRLGGHKSLYSESFYDRETFDALYDGPALAAVKDRHDPEHRLTDLYDKTVRRK
- a CDS encoding siderophore-interacting protein; translation: MSTRAATYEAEVLSRTPLSEHLVRLVLGGPGLADFASTGVPDEWVGLVVPGQFQSRYYTVRSWEPGALVLDVVVHDVGLVTEWAKGDCVGDVVTVSAPRGSFAMPADAAWLMLVGDLTALPAMARIAETTAVPTRAWAEVPDDVAALAGYLPGHLEVDWLEQPGDGVSRLADVVTDLVWPEGEGYFWMAGESAQMRAIRKHLMRERGLPGTAYDVMGYWRETTGRQPRAVDPGPVYRAGKRAGKSDEEIWADYDEARG
- the era gene encoding GTPase Era, which encodes MTQDTGHTPERAPEHKSGFASFVGRPNAGKSTLTNALVGSKVVITSSKPQTTRTVVRGIVHRDDAQLILVDTPGLHRPRTLLGERLNDLVKTTLSEVDVVAVCFPANEKIGPGDRFIVHEMGKVKRTIKVAIATKTDLATPEQLGRHLLDIAELGTETGTEWAEIVPVSAKENHQVKLLEDLLVGLLPAGPQLYPDGDLSDAPEEIIVAELIREAALEGVRDELPHSIAVVVEEMGLREDRPADKPLLDIHANLYVERDSQKGIMIGHKGARLKDVGRRARLQIEALLGTPVYLDLHIKIAKDWQRDPRQLRKLGF
- a CDS encoding SAM-dependent methyltransferase; amino-acid sequence: MSNRTESRTTSKPDFRIADVVADLTRGGMPLRFEAYDGSAAGPADAEIRLELVNQRGLQYLVTAPGDLGLARAYVSGDLVVHGGHPGNPYEVMQKLKDHTKFRAPSASELVTILRGLGISNLKPPPPPPQEHLPRWRRLMEGMRHTLTRDAEAIHHHYDISNAFYRHVLGPSMAYTCAVYPDASATLEEAQREKFDLVARKLDLQPGQRLLDVGCGWGGMVLHAAKEYGVKAVGVTLSQQQASWAKEAIDAAGLADLAEVRHLDYRDVLETDFDAISSIGMTEHIGVRNYPSYFGFLRDHLRPEGRLLNHCITRHDNRPATTGAFIDRYVFPDGELTGSGRIITEMQDAGLEVMHSENIRLHYALTLRDWNRNLVENWDACVEEVGIGTARVWGLYMAACRVGFERNEVQLHQVLGVRTGDDGADGFALRPTW